Sequence from the Bacillota bacterium genome:
GAGGTAGCTCAAGCGGCTGACGGCAAACCTTTCTACTGCTTCGGCGCCCGCCACGTGCATCCGGCAGTGGCACCGGTTATGGAAAGGGCTGCCATTATTGGAGGAGCAAGCGGCGCCTCCTGCATCTTAGGAGCCAAGCTGGCTGGGATGGAGCCGGCGGGAACAGTACCCCACGCTTTATTTTTAATCGTCGGCGACACCGTGGAAGGGGCCAAGATGTATGATGAAATCATGCCGCCCGAATCTCCCCGCACCATTTTAGTGGATACGTTTAAAGATGAAGTAGAGGAAGCGCTGCGCTTAGGGGATGCTTTAGGCAAGCGCTTAGAAGGTATCCGGCTTGATACGCCAAGCGAGCGGGGTGGCGTGACTCCCGGGTTGGTACGGGAAATTCGCTTTAAGCTGGATATGGCAGGATACGAGCATGTGCGCATCTTTGCTTCCGGCGGCTTAGATTTAGAGAAGATCAAAGTCTTGGGTGACGCGGGAGTGGATGCCTTTGGTGTGGGCAGCTACATCTCAGCCGCTCCTCCCATCGATATGACCATGGATATCAAGGAAGTTAACGGCAAACCGGTAGCCAAGCGGGGACGCCTGCCGGGCTTGACTCAGACTGATTCGCTGATGAAAATCAAGTAGAATTTTGGGATAGTGGGGGTTGAAAATGGCTAATGAAACG
This genomic interval carries:
- a CDS encoding nicotinate phosphoribosyltransferase, which gives rise to MKQLKTIQDVTEYRAAEDRKLYSAEHNEIIGGLTTDVYFVKTKQLLESKGYGQAKVTAEIFARRSGVIAGIDEAMGLLKDLDVEVEALPEGTLVEAKDVVMRITGYYTEFGIYETAILGILAHSSGWATAAYEVAQAADGKPFYCFGARHVHPAVAPVMERAAIIGGASGASCILGAKLAGMEPAGTVPHALFLIVGDTVEGAKMYDEIMPPESPRTILVDTFKDEVEEALRLGDALGKRLEGIRLDTPSERGGVTPGLVREIRFKLDMAGYEHVRIFASGGLDLEKIKVLGDAGVDAFGVGSYISAAPPIDMTMDIKEVNGKPVAKRGRLPGLTQTDSLMKIK